The Ziziphus jujuba cultivar Dongzao chromosome 5, ASM3175591v1 genome segment gcATGAAAAGATACAAaagtatacaaaaataaaacttttactgtgttataaaaataaaatttttactatGTTGTAATCcaactaattatattatatactagctgttaatttttaattttttctgaaTTTCTTTTAGAGAAATTGAATCTCAATGTTCagacaaaatttataaaaataaaataagcatacTTCTTAaggtaaaatacaaataaaaatttgattttgttatgtTTAAGCAACTAAAGTAATTGAaagccataaaaaaaaaaaagaagttaacaacaaaaatattgtgtaatagagcaaaaaaaaatttgcaacttagattcaatataattaaaaaaaagaagaagctaagTTCTTGTATTATATCTTTAtgttattaacaaaattaattgtgttgaattgtGATTCTAGtgtataaatattgtattaaaaatgttaattaagtatgttgattcaataaatatgttgtTAAAATATGTTGTTAAAATATCATAGATGAAGCGTAAATATTATACTTATTTTagataactattaaatatacgAGAAATgattcaaaaacaaatataagagaaatggatatgtaatatatatatatatatatatatatatatatagagagagagagagagagagagagagagagacgtgaGAAAAACTGTATACAAACAAAGAAACGAAAAAGGGGACAAATCAAAAGTGCACCAATTTTTTGATATGAGTAATATATGACATGCTCACAGTCAGTCAATCCCACGTCGTCAACACGGCAGCATTGATGTTATTGTTTTCTTGCATAAAAATTGGGATGCTTTAAAAGCGttttttgatatttgataaaCCAATAATTTGAAATGTTTCTATACAAATAAAGAGAGATTTGAAGCTTATcaatttaatccatttttccaTGTATCGTTAAGAGTAAACAAGGTATCTTTTATTAATTaggttttgcttttttttggcGACTAAATTGAATGTAACATGTTTACTTGAATGTTTGTTAACGTTTATTAGTAGtgattatatatcttaattatttataagtctaaagagtagaaaatatatatatatatatatatataaacatcaaatgaagcacaatttaaaattatattagtttttaatttttaaattttcttatatatatattttttatgtttataattgATTGATATGTATAATAAACTCTAAAATTAGTAATTAACATTAACATACAATTGAAATAAGCACGTTATATACAATttcgtaaaaaaataaataaataaaacaaaagaattaaaaattaaacacacAAACAAACAGCacttaattgtttaattattctaGCTCCAAAATCCAGTTTTCCACATCCAATCGCTTTTGAGAGAATACAAACAAGAACAGAATAAAGGGAGAAGGAAATTGAGGGGAGCACTAATTGGGCCCATAACCTTAAATGATGCATTCAAAGTTTGTATAATATTATTCTCACTTCAATCCAATTAATGTTAACAAGGATTATAAgtaaaaattacacaaaaaagaaaaagaaaaaagaaaaaggcataaGAGAGCCTACTATATATAATGCTTCTTAGAAAATTGCTTTCAAGTAAAGTAGATAGTTATCAGAGAGCATGATAGCATCCTCCATTTCCAATTCCATATCCAGTTTTGCTGCGGTAGCAGTAGCATTAATTTCCTGTGCTTCCCTTGTTCTGGGCTCTGTTGAATAATCTCCTAAACAAGAAGTAAAGGCTTTGCTTGCATATGAATGGTGGAGTCCTGCATATCTCAATTCCATAACCACAACTTCTTGCAAGTTGCCTGGTATCTCTCGCAATCATGCTGGAAGCATTACCCGTATTTCTATACATAAGTTTTTTCTATATGGAAGCGAACTTGGGAAATTTCTTAATGGCTCTTCGTTTCCGAATTTAATCCATCTGGATCTTGCTGCAGCTGGACTCCATGGGAGCATCCCGCCAGAGATCGGCACTCTTTCGAAGCTCACTTACCTCGACCTCTCTCATAATTATCTTTCAGGTGAGTTACCTCTTTCACTAAGAAACCTCTCCCAATTGGTGGTGCTTGACATTTCTTTTAATGATATTCAAGATTCCATACCGTCAGAATTAGGCAATTTAAACACACTTGTTGCACTAAACTTGAGCGTCAACATCTTGTACGGTCTAATCCCTTCATCACTTGGTCTTTTAACCAACCTCACTCATTTGGATATTTTTGCCAATCAAATCAATGGCCAGTTGCCACTTTCAATCACAAGCCTCACCCATTTAATGGAGTTTGACGCTTCTTCTAATGAAATTAATGGTTCCATTCCAATCCACATAGGAAAGCTGAAAAATCTTCAATTCTTGTTCTTGCCCAGAAATATGCTTGATGGACCACTTCCATTAAGTCTTGGTCCACTATCCAAATTAACTGCTCTCTCACTTGATTCAAACAATATCAGTGGCTCAATTCCTTCGGAAATAGGGAAAATGACCAACCTTACTTATCTAGACCTTGGTAAGAACATGCTTAATGGATCACTTCCATCAAGTCTTGGTCAACTATCCAAATTAACTGCTCTCTCACTTGATTCAAACAATATCACTGGCTCAATTCCTCCGGAAATAGGGAAAATGACCAACCTTGCTCGCCTAGATCTTCATGAAAATATGCTTATGAGACAGCTGCCTCCGATTCTGGGGCTAGTGAACCTGTTTTATCTCGACTTAAGTGTAAATATGTTCAATGGACAACTCCCTCCAGAAATCGGATATCTGAAAAATGTGGAATCATTGCTGCTTGGTGATAACTGATTAACTGGTGCGATACCTTCTACTCTATGTGATTTAACCAACTTATATTACTTGAGCCTCAGTCAGAACCAGTTAAGTGGTTCATGGCCTTCCCGAATAGGGAATTTGGAGAACCTGGCAAGATTGAAACTCAGTTCTAACAACCTCATGGGTCCTATTACTCCATCTTTAGGTGGTCTTCGGAGTATACAAGATATTGACTTGTCATACAACCACTTCAGCGGAAGCATACCGATTGAGATATGTTCCCTTTCTACACTCACTTCTTTGGACCTCAATAACATCTTGCTTGTTGGAGAAATACCGTATAAACTTGCTGACCTTGTAAACTTGGCCACCTTAAACCTTGCCGGTAACCATTTCAACTGCTGCATCCCTTGTTATCTTGGCTCTACCATAAGAACATTTGATGCAGAGGGATATTTATATAATAGCTCATGTTTGTTTCATGCTAACCGACCAAGTACTGGCATCATCAACAAAGTTAAATTGATTATTGTTTCCACCTCTGTTATTCTTGCGTCGTCATTTCTTGTGTTTATTATATGGGCAATGTTCTTCAAACGTGggtgcaaaaataaaaagatcaaaTCACTTGAtgagacaattgcaacaaaGAATGGAGATATATTTTCAGTAAGGAATTATGATGGGAATTTAGTATACAAAGACATCATTCAAGCAACAGAGGATTTCGATATAAGGTATTGCATTGGCACAGATGGTTATTGAAGTGTTTACAGAGTGCAGCTGCCTAACGGCAAAGTGGTTGCTTTGAAAAAACTGCACACTTCAGAGGTCAAAGAACCTGCTTTGAGAAAGAGTTTTGAGAATGAGGTGAAAACATTGACATAATTGAAGCACCGAAACATTGTGAGACTCTATTGATTTTGTTTGCATAAAAGGtgcatgtttttaatttatcagTACATGGAAAGGGGGAGCTTGTTTTGTGTCCTGAATAATGATGTGGAGGCTATGGAATTAGATTGGAAGAAAAGGGTGAACATTATCAAAGGCATAGTGAATGCATTGTGTTATTTGCACAATGATTGCACTCCACCAATTGTACATCGTGATGTAACCACCAACAATGTCCTACTCAACTCAAAACTAGAAGCTGTTGTAGCTGATTTTAGCACTGCAAAACTCCTCGATCCTAATTCCACCACTCAAACCACCATACTGGCCGGTACTTATGGTTATGTTGCTCCAGGTAAAACTTTACACTCTTCCTATATAGTTTTCTCTCTGATCTTCAATCATTAAATTGTCACATTTCAGGGCAGGCAAAAAAAGGCTATTTATATCatcaatattattgataaatgcGCATAATAAATGGAACACACTTCATGgtcaaactaattatttttaaagagaacttcaaattttctttcaatgctATATATTGAACTCTCtttcacataatttttttttttaattacaaaccaattaataaattaatatttaagttgTTTTGTGTTCATGTGAATTGTAGAGCTTGCCTACACCATAGCTGTAACCGTAAAATGCGATGGTTATAGCTTTTGAGTGGTGACACTTGAAACGCTGATCGGAAAGCATCCAAAGGAAATTttgtcatcattatcatcatcttcaatGCAAAATCTAAAGCTAATTGAAATATTAGACCAACGCTTAGCACCCCCGAGACGTTGGTTGGCTGTACATAACGTTGCTCTTGTTGCCTCAATTGCATTTGCATGCTTAAATGCTGACCCAAAGCTTCGACCAACAATGGATAGTGTTTCCAAACAAATTGCTGAGCGCAGGACACCACTAGCAGATCATTGTTTCCATGAAATTATGATAGGACACCTCATGAACCGATAGATGGCTAAAATTTATTGAGGAGTCAGAAATTAGTTCAGTTCAGCTTTGTTACTTCGCATTTTGTGTTGTCCCccctgaaaattttcatttgtgtTAAAATGCATGAATTTTGACTATCCTTTAGTTTTCAACATGTTACTATTGAAGGGTTTATGCTATTTGAAATGGtaaacattatttatatttattatgtaaTTGTCTTGGAATGATGAAACTTTTAACCAAAAGAGCAAACTTTTCGGATCCTACTAGTAATTGTATACTGCGATCTAGTATCTTTGTATATGTAAAGCCACAAAAGTCCTATCCAAGCTATAGGCAAAGTTCTCTGAAAATTGGAGACATAGGTTGCTACTCCTTTAGAAATTGGAAATCCAAAACAATGATAGAAAACAGAATAAGGACCTAAAGTTGTTTCTCGGATGAGACCGAGAAACAAAAGATGACATTTAGCGAGATGAACTTACTAGACTGATGTCAACCAGCTAAGCCTTAACAGAACATGTGACATTCAAACAAGTATGAAAATGGCAAGGTTTGGAAATCACAAGAGAATTAAATGCTTTAAACTTCTAACTGCCaaacttatacatatataaagcgATCATTAAATAATTGTGGGTAAAAACGATTTCCCATTTTGATATTTCTCATTTCTGATCCTCCCTTTTATTTAATTCTTTCATACTGCTGTCCAAGAAAGGAAATGGCCTTTTCTCCTCCCAGAAAACAATCTCATACAAATCCTTGTTGGAACTAAA includes the following:
- the LOC132803784 gene encoding probable leucine-rich repeat receptor-like protein kinase At1g35710, translating into MVESCISQFHNHNFLQVACELGKFLNGSSFPNLIHLDLAAAGLHGSIPPEIGTLSKLTYLDLSHNYLSGELPLSLRNLSQLVVLDISFNDIQDSIPSELGNLNTLVALNLSVNILYGLIPSSLGLLTNLTHLDIFANQINGQLPLSITSLTHLMEFDASSNEINGSIPIHIGKLKNLQFLFLPRNMLDGPLPLSLGPLSKLTALSLDSNNISGSIPSEIGKMTNLTYLDLGKNMLNGSLPSSLGQLSKLTALSLDSNNITGSIPPEIGKMTNLARLDLHENMLMRQLPPILGLVNLFYLDLSVNMFNGQLPPEIGYLKNVESLLLGDN